A part of Candidatus Cloacimonadota bacterium genomic DNA contains:
- the murJ gene encoding murein biosynthesis integral membrane protein MurJ, translating to FPKITLMTRKDNLTKNVGKISSGTFLSRISGLVRDIVLTHFLGVTRVADCFGIAFVIPNMLRGLFGEGALAAAFIPVYTEIKEKRSRTEAISFAVNLLSILTIVLIVLVILGILLAPLIIKLIAPGFSAEAQILTANLTRILFPYLFLIGLTSVIISILNAHSIFFYPSLSPAMLNLGIILPVLVYTFINDTTLVQKAMLFSGGVLLGGVFQLTVNLHLIRKIGYKFKFFINLKQEELKGVWRRMVPGIIGIGIREVNVVVDTLLASMLVTGTVAALQYGNRLMQLPLGVFGMALGAAVLPLFSKHTAHNDIQGLKKSIEDSLNMIILIMLPIIALILVLGKDMIAVVFQHGEFGVKALNMTFSALVFYSFGLLSHSSVRIFATAFFSLKNTKKPMLISAVAVISNIILNIILMKLMQLRGLALATSIAATIQATILFFALRKKIGKIDLRVISINFVKIIFLSVLLGLGLYYLQDKLSVFDFHGRWFLLGKVILLFTIAVLIYILGLKILRIDSAKKIYHDFKA from the coding sequence ATTCCCCAAAATAACACTAATGACACGAAAAGATAATCTTACGAAAAATGTTGGGAAAATTTCTTCCGGAACTTTTCTTAGCAGAATATCCGGACTTGTTCGAGATATTGTTCTGACGCACTTTTTGGGAGTAACCCGAGTTGCAGATTGTTTCGGGATTGCATTTGTGATTCCCAATATGTTGCGGGGTTTATTTGGTGAAGGGGCTCTCGCAGCAGCATTTATTCCGGTTTATACCGAAATTAAGGAAAAACGTTCTAGGACTGAAGCAATCTCATTCGCAGTAAATCTTCTCTCTATTCTGACAATTGTATTGATTGTTTTGGTAATTCTCGGCATCCTTCTGGCTCCCTTGATAATAAAATTAATAGCCCCCGGCTTTTCTGCGGAAGCACAAATTCTCACAGCAAACCTGACCAGAATTTTATTTCCCTACCTTTTTCTTATCGGGCTTACATCTGTAATTATTTCAATATTAAATGCACACTCGATTTTCTTTTATCCGTCTCTTTCGCCGGCGATGTTGAACTTGGGGATTATTTTGCCTGTTTTGGTTTACACTTTTATCAATGATACTACACTTGTTCAAAAGGCAATGCTGTTTAGCGGTGGGGTTCTTCTCGGTGGTGTATTTCAGCTAACTGTAAATTTACACCTTATTCGCAAGATCGGTTATAAATTCAAATTTTTCATTAATTTGAAGCAGGAGGAATTAAAGGGAGTTTGGCGACGAATGGTTCCGGGAATTATCGGAATCGGCATTCGCGAGGTGAATGTGGTGGTTGATACGCTTTTGGCATCTATGCTTGTAACCGGCACCGTAGCAGCTCTTCAATATGGAAATAGACTGATGCAATTGCCACTTGGTGTTTTTGGGATGGCTCTCGGGGCTGCTGTTTTGCCGCTTTTTTCTAAGCATACTGCCCATAACGATATTCAGGGATTGAAAAAATCTATCGAGGATTCGCTGAATATGATCATTCTGATAATGCTGCCGATCATTGCTCTGATCCTCGTGCTCGGCAAGGATATGATTGCTGTGGTTTTTCAACATGGTGAATTTGGAGTGAAGGCTTTGAACATGACGTTTTCCGCACTTGTCTTTTATTCTTTCGGCTTACTTTCGCATAGTTCGGTGAGGATTTTTGCTACGGCTTTTTTCTCCCTGAAAAACACAAAAAAACCCATGCTAATTTCTGCTGTTGCCGTGATTTCAAACATTATTTTGAATATTATATTGATGAAATTAATGCAGCTGCGTGGACTCGCTCTTGCCACTTCGATTGCTGCTACTATTCAAGCGACCATTCTTTTCTTTGCTCTTCGGAAAAAGATCGGGAAAATTGATCTGCGGGTTATTTCAATAAATTTTGTAAAAATAATTTTTCTGTCTGTGCTTCTCGGACTTGGTTTATATTATCTTCAGGATAAATTATCAGTTTTTGATTTTCATGGTCGCTGGTTTCTGCTGGGAAAAGTTATTCTCCTGTTTACGATTGCTGTATTAATTTATATTCTGGGGTTAAAAATTTTACGGATAGATTCTGCAA
- a CDS encoding 3-deoxy-D-manno-octulosonic acid transferase: MLFYIFIVTFISLIFLPYFIFKYVFNKGEWKWRLGFGKFPYPKTNRIWIHASSVGEVNGIETLINEFADSHPEQFIYFSTMTFTGLERAKRIAQNHPQRIFPFLLPLDIPFVIKNVLRNIKPHLLILTETEIWPILIHYTKKSGAKILIINGRMTENSFRNYRKFSFLFEKIISQIDFISVQAKVDKIRYAFFKEKNIAVNGNLKFALKLPQPDTQTIKKRWGISSDFVITFGSSRPGEEEVVMQLHKFLLSHKIEHQIIIAPRHLNRLDEVRKILQNNDVNFADFSTISQDIKNFDILLIDKMGELTSAYSISDIAIIGGSFYDFSGHNPLEAAFFGKPILMGKYHSSCKKSVDLLIENNAIRIVDKDRLGDMVLQLYKNTEMRKRIGKNAKLVMKKNGDSLPNTLNLIEKYISYK, encoded by the coding sequence ATGCTATTTTACATATTTATCGTAACTTTCATTTCTCTCATTTTTTTACCCTATTTCATTTTCAAATATGTTTTTAACAAAGGCGAATGGAAATGGCGACTTGGTTTTGGGAAATTTCCTTACCCAAAAACAAACCGAATTTGGATACATGCTTCCTCCGTAGGAGAAGTTAACGGAATTGAAACGTTGATCAATGAATTTGCAGATTCTCATCCTGAACAGTTCATTTATTTTTCCACAATGACCTTCACAGGACTGGAACGAGCAAAACGAATTGCTCAAAATCATCCTCAAAGAATTTTCCCATTTCTTCTACCTTTGGACATTCCCTTTGTTATTAAAAATGTTCTCAGGAATATCAAACCGCATTTGTTGATTTTGACAGAAACAGAAATCTGGCCAATTTTAATCCATTACACAAAAAAATCAGGGGCAAAAATTTTGATAATAAACGGCAGAATGACCGAGAACTCTTTTCGGAATTATCGTAAATTTTCATTTCTTTTTGAAAAAATTATCTCGCAAATTGATTTTATTTCTGTTCAAGCAAAAGTTGATAAAATCAGGTATGCCTTTTTCAAAGAAAAAAATATTGCGGTAAACGGTAATTTGAAATTTGCACTTAAACTCCCACAACCGGACACTCAAACGATAAAAAAGCGTTGGGGGATTTCATCCGATTTTGTTATAACTTTTGGAAGCAGCAGACCCGGCGAGGAAGAAGTTGTAATGCAATTGCATAAATTCCTCCTTTCACATAAAATTGAGCATCAAATTATTATCGCTCCCCGCCACCTAAATAGATTGGATGAAGTGAGGAAAATTCTCCAAAACAATGATGTTAATTTTGCTGATTTTTCTACAATATCGCAAGATATAAAGAATTTTGACATTCTCCTCATTGATAAAATGGGAGAACTCACCTCCGCATATTCAATTTCTGATATCGCAATAATCGGTGGAAGTTTTTACGATTTTTCAGGACATAATCCGTTAGAAGCAGCTTTTTTTGGAAAACCAATTCTAATGGGAAAATATCATTCCAGTTGCAAGAAATCTGTAGATCTTCTGATTGAAAATAATGCTATTCGGATAGTTGACAAGGATAGGCTCGGAGATATGGTTTTGCAACTTTATAAAAATACCGAGATGAGGAAAAGGATTGGTAAAAATGCCAAACTGGTTATGAAAAAAAACGGAGATTCGCTTCCCAATACTTTGAACCTGATAGAGAAATATATATCTTACAAATAA
- a CDS encoding pyridoxine 5'-phosphate synthase — protein MIKLGVNIDHTATVRQARKTFEPDPVEAAFVAEKAGADQITIHLREDRRHMQDRDLRILRETIQTRLNLEMAPTEEMVAIAKSVHPDSVTLVPEKREEVTTEGGLNVYISGLYEKIKQLKESGITVSLFIDPDIETIKQSKKLQADAVELHTGDFANGETEKEILLEVERLKNASLYAKKTGLYVAAGHGITYFNIHYLNGIQEIEEYNIGHSIIARAVFIGLGRAVAEMKQLIQP, from the coding sequence ATGATAAAATTAGGTGTAAACATTGATCACACTGCTACCGTCAGGCAGGCAAGAAAAACATTTGAACCTGATCCTGTGGAAGCAGCATTTGTAGCAGAAAAAGCAGGTGCCGACCAAATCACTATTCATCTTCGTGAAGATAGAAGGCATATGCAAGATCGCGATTTGAGAATTCTTCGCGAAACAATCCAAACACGCTTAAATCTGGAAATGGCTCCAACGGAAGAAATGGTTGCTATCGCAAAATCTGTTCACCCTGATTCTGTAACTCTCGTTCCGGAAAAACGTGAAGAAGTTACAACAGAAGGCGGATTAAATGTCTATATTTCAGGATTATATGAAAAGATTAAGCAACTTAAGGAATCCGGTATAACCGTAAGTTTGTTCATCGATCCGGATATCGAAACAATAAAGCAATCCAAGAAATTGCAAGCTGATGCGGTTGAATTGCATACCGGAGATTTCGCAAATGGAGAAACGGAAAAGGAGATTTTACTCGAAGTTGAACGACTCAAAAACGCTTCTTTATATGCAAAAAAAACAGGGTTATACGTTGCTGCTGGTCACGGAATAACATATTTTAATATCCACTATCTCAACGGGATCCAAGAGATTGAGGAATATAATATCGGGCATTCAATCATAGCTCGAGCTGTTTTTATCGGACTCGGAAGAGCTGTGGCTGAAATGAAGCAGCTTATTCAGCCATAA